One region of bacterium genomic DNA includes:
- a CDS encoding pilus assembly PilX N-terminal domain-containing protein has protein sequence MKKKGVALVLAISIIFILLFVGIILVLLARRETGLTVSLKNRNEAFDYAEAGINQALYAFQAFGSHGAFAEPDGYRIDFEKGWFTREGYHVIVTWIGQRPPSGYQQGPQFLAHGSFQGFYYHVRAEGFKGNIRRVVHLTVERVYPVEK, from the coding sequence TTTATCCTCCTTTTTGTGGGCATAATACTTGTCCTTTTAGCAAGAAGGGAGACAGGTCTTACTGTAAGCTTAAAAAATAGAAATGAGGCTTTTGATTATGCTGAGGCAGGGATAAATCAGGCTCTTTATGCGTTCCAGGCATTTGGCTCACATGGAGCATTTGCAGAACCAGATGGATATAGAATTGATTTTGAAAAGGGTTGGTTCACAAGAGAGGGATACCATGTAATAGTAACATGGATTGGCCAAAGACCTCCCTCTGGCTATCAACAAGGACCACAATTTCTAGCACATGGATCTTTTCAGGGTTTTTATTACCATGTTCGAGCAGAAGGGTTTAAAGGGAATATAAGGAGGGTTGTTCATCTTACTGTAGAGAGGGTATATCCAGTAGAAAAGTAG